A region from the Sandaracinus amylolyticus genome encodes:
- a CDS encoding helix-turn-helix transcriptional regulator: protein MNRTDRLYALAEELRRQGRSSTWLAERFEVSTRTIKRDIAALVEAGVPVIADEGCGGGYRLARSASLPPLTFTAGEATAIAIALAAEPGAPFRAEGRAALTKVLGAMTREQCADAKALAARVWMRSGVTSARDRSAKVLDEALRLRRVVNLDYGDDDQDRAVEPLAFARTHGHWWLLAWCRTREAGRWFRLDRVRAARLTRESATTDRPLDRVFGDPPPDAAPVRLE, encoded by the coding sequence GTGAACCGCACGGATCGGCTCTACGCGCTCGCCGAAGAGCTCCGGCGGCAGGGTCGTAGCTCGACCTGGCTCGCGGAGCGCTTCGAGGTCTCGACGCGCACCATCAAGCGCGACATCGCCGCGCTCGTCGAAGCCGGCGTGCCGGTGATCGCCGACGAAGGGTGCGGAGGCGGCTATCGCCTCGCGCGCTCGGCGAGCCTGCCGCCGCTGACGTTCACCGCGGGCGAGGCCACTGCGATCGCGATCGCGCTCGCCGCCGAGCCGGGCGCGCCGTTCCGCGCCGAAGGCCGCGCCGCGCTCACCAAGGTGCTCGGGGCGATGACGCGCGAACAGTGCGCCGACGCGAAGGCGCTCGCCGCGCGCGTGTGGATGCGCTCGGGCGTCACGTCGGCGCGTGATCGCAGCGCGAAGGTGCTCGACGAGGCGCTGCGCCTGCGGCGCGTCGTGAACCTCGACTACGGCGACGACGACCAGGATCGCGCGGTCGAGCCGCTCGCGTTCGCGCGCACCCACGGGCACTGGTGGCTGCTCGCGTGGTGCAGGACCCGCGAGGCGGGCCGCTGGTTCCGGCTCGATCGCGTGCGCGCCGCGCGGCTGACGCGCGAGAGCGCGACGACGGATCGCCCGCTCGATCGCGTGTTCGGCGATCCACCTCCCGATGCGGCCCCGGTGCGTCTCGAGTGA
- a CDS encoding TonB-dependent receptor domain-containing protein: MGFRAREVGAIALAIGLGWATALTGVTARAQDGGDVDGGVQPPPDAGPVDEAPPVGEAPPVDEAPPAEEAPAQPATPPRLISSPDPHYPESHATIGIEPTVHLHVTVEIDGTVSDVHVEHPGDPEFDQAAIDAVTSWRFEPARRGDTAVRSRTRLAVRFHAPDPATRVAEPDPHAGDPHGHEHDEHHPPEPTPEPVEEPEVAPPHFEARAVSDPLEESRRPRASSQYRIGREVLEAAPHRDGADMLNTAPGVYVARPEGDAVAQQIFLRGFDAEHGQDIELTMGGVPLNLPSHIHGQGYADLGFVIPEVVRSLRVTEGVYDPRQGDFATAGSIDFDLGVARRGIQFRTSYGSFDTFRALILWAPEGEREETFGAAQYRRTSGFGRNRAGQSGGALAQVVFGEGAIRGRVHGSIWAARTAIAGILRRDDVAQGDVGFLGVYDDPSALAQSGLAARAHLAGSIEMRGERGSFGELGAWLQWHDFRLQANYTGYTERSEFEPEWVGRGDLIEQRNEVLALGLRGRYRSPLYQPFEWARGFVEVGLTGRIDSIGQQQNLIEAPQNQTWDRRVDASVRALDVGGYFDLDWCITDYVHLRGGARADVLFYDVDDRLGNFIPAFRRETYIIGFRRSALGVAAGPRAAIEVTPLGVDHDLVLSIAYGEGYRSPQARQLQDGEGAPFAKVRSGDVGARVVLGDHDQVRIHASGYLTNVSDDTAFDPREGRLERLGPTTRIGGALWVEARPWSFLTSALSVTYVHATLDAPPPPSIEDPAPPYEQGQSLPYVPPVVVRADLSVGDRLFDIDGIPLSGRVGLGFSFLSPRPLPYGQEADAIGLLDASVSVRWSALDLSVEVLNLTDSRYASVEYSYASNWDRDSVASRIPARHFAAGAPLTVNVVLGVTL, translated from the coding sequence TTGGGGTTCCGAGCGAGAGAAGTCGGCGCGATCGCGCTCGCCATCGGCTTAGGGTGGGCGACGGCGCTGACGGGCGTCACGGCGCGCGCGCAGGACGGCGGTGACGTCGACGGGGGCGTGCAGCCACCGCCCGATGCTGGGCCGGTCGACGAGGCGCCGCCCGTCGGCGAGGCGCCGCCCGTCGACGAGGCGCCGCCCGCGGAAGAGGCGCCGGCCCAGCCGGCGACGCCGCCGCGGCTGATCTCGTCGCCCGATCCCCACTATCCCGAGTCGCACGCGACGATCGGCATCGAGCCGACCGTGCACCTGCACGTCACGGTCGAGATCGACGGGACGGTGAGCGACGTGCACGTCGAGCACCCCGGCGATCCCGAGTTCGATCAGGCCGCGATCGATGCGGTCACGTCGTGGCGCTTCGAGCCCGCGCGGCGCGGCGACACCGCGGTGCGCAGCCGCACGCGCCTCGCCGTGCGCTTCCACGCGCCGGATCCCGCGACGCGCGTCGCGGAGCCCGATCCCCACGCCGGCGATCCCCACGGCCACGAGCACGACGAGCATCATCCGCCCGAGCCCACGCCCGAGCCCGTCGAGGAGCCCGAGGTCGCGCCGCCGCACTTCGAGGCGCGCGCGGTGAGCGATCCGCTCGAGGAGTCGCGCCGTCCGCGCGCCTCGAGCCAGTACCGCATCGGGCGCGAGGTGCTCGAGGCCGCGCCGCACCGCGATGGCGCGGACATGCTCAACACCGCGCCCGGCGTGTACGTCGCGCGCCCCGAGGGCGACGCGGTCGCGCAGCAGATCTTCCTGCGAGGGTTCGACGCGGAGCACGGCCAGGACATCGAGCTCACGATGGGCGGTGTCCCGCTCAACCTGCCGTCTCACATCCACGGGCAGGGTTATGCGGACCTCGGGTTCGTGATCCCCGAGGTCGTGCGTTCGCTGCGCGTGACCGAGGGCGTCTACGATCCTCGTCAGGGCGACTTCGCGACCGCGGGATCGATCGACTTCGATCTCGGTGTCGCGCGGCGTGGCATTCAATTCCGCACGAGCTATGGCTCGTTCGACACGTTCCGCGCGCTGATCCTCTGGGCGCCCGAGGGCGAGCGCGAGGAGACGTTCGGCGCGGCGCAATATCGACGCACCAGCGGCTTCGGTCGCAATCGAGCGGGGCAGTCGGGCGGCGCGCTCGCGCAGGTGGTGTTCGGCGAAGGCGCGATCCGCGGGCGCGTGCACGGCTCGATCTGGGCCGCGCGTACGGCGATCGCGGGGATCTTGCGGCGCGACGACGTCGCGCAGGGTGACGTCGGTTTCCTCGGCGTCTACGACGATCCGAGCGCGCTCGCGCAGTCGGGGCTCGCGGCGCGCGCCCACCTCGCGGGCTCGATCGAGATGCGCGGAGAGCGCGGATCGTTCGGAGAGCTCGGCGCGTGGCTGCAGTGGCACGACTTCCGACTGCAGGCGAACTACACCGGATACACCGAACGATCGGAATTCGAGCCCGAGTGGGTCGGTCGCGGCGATCTGATCGAGCAGCGCAACGAGGTGCTCGCGCTCGGGCTGCGCGGTCGATATCGCTCTCCGCTCTATCAGCCGTTCGAGTGGGCGCGTGGGTTCGTCGAGGTCGGGCTCACCGGGCGCATCGACTCGATCGGTCAGCAGCAGAACCTGATCGAAGCGCCGCAGAACCAGACGTGGGATCGCCGCGTCGACGCGAGTGTTCGCGCGCTCGACGTCGGCGGGTACTTCGATCTCGACTGGTGCATCACCGACTACGTGCACCTGCGCGGCGGCGCGCGCGCCGACGTGCTCTTCTACGACGTCGACGATCGCCTGGGGAACTTCATCCCGGCGTTCCGTCGCGAGACGTACATCATCGGGTTCCGTCGCAGCGCGCTCGGCGTCGCCGCGGGCCCGCGCGCCGCGATCGAGGTGACGCCGCTCGGCGTGGATCACGATCTCGTGCTCTCGATCGCGTACGGCGAGGGCTATCGCTCGCCGCAGGCGAGGCAGCTGCAGGACGGCGAGGGCGCGCCGTTCGCGAAGGTGCGCTCGGGTGATGTCGGCGCGCGCGTGGTGCTCGGCGATCACGATCAGGTGCGCATCCACGCGTCGGGCTACCTGACGAACGTGAGCGACGACACCGCGTTCGATCCGCGCGAAGGGCGGCTCGAGCGGCTCGGACCGACCACGCGCATCGGTGGTGCGCTCTGGGTCGAGGCGCGTCCCTGGTCGTTCCTCACGAGCGCGCTCTCGGTGACGTACGTGCACGCGACGCTCGACGCGCCGCCGCCTCCGTCGATCGAAGATCCGGCGCCTCCGTACGAACAGGGCCAGTCGCTGCCCTACGTGCCGCCGGTGGTGGTGCGCGCCGATCTCTCGGTCGGAGATCGGTTGTTCGACATCGACGGGATTCCGCTGTCCGGCAGAGTCGGTCTCGGTTTCTCGTTCTTGTCGCCGCGCCCGCTGCCCTATGGACAGGAGGCGGACGCGATCGGGCTCCTCGATGCATCGGTGTCGGTGCGATGGAGCGCGCTCGATCTGAGCGTCGAAGTGCTCAATCTGACCGACTCGCGATACGCGTCGGTCGAGTACTCGTATGCGTCGAATTGGGATCGCGACTCGGTCGCGTCGCGCATTCCGGCGCGTCATTTCGCGGCCGGCGCGCCGCTGACGGTCAACGTCGTGCTCGGAGTGACGCTGTGA
- a CDS encoding dienelactone hydrolase family protein, translating to MSHVVVFHSALGLRPAITRFADRLRAAGHTVTTPDLYDGEVFDTLEEGVAKRDALGIGELIRRALVAVEDVPSDALYVGFSMGTGAAQLLAATRPGARGAVLLHGALPIEALELDAWPASVPLQIHVTTGDPWVDPSAVDDLAARVPSIEVHRYIGEQHLFTDEGSPEHLPDAARAAERETLRFLAQR from the coding sequence ATGAGCCACGTCGTCGTCTTCCACTCTGCCCTCGGTCTTCGTCCTGCGATCACGCGCTTCGCGGATCGATTGCGCGCCGCGGGCCACACCGTCACCACGCCGGACCTCTACGACGGAGAGGTCTTCGACACGCTCGAGGAGGGCGTGGCCAAGCGCGATGCGCTGGGCATCGGCGAGCTGATCCGTCGCGCGCTCGTGGCCGTCGAGGACGTGCCGAGCGACGCGCTCTACGTCGGCTTCTCGATGGGCACCGGCGCGGCACAGCTGCTCGCGGCCACGCGACCGGGCGCGCGCGGCGCGGTGCTGCTCCACGGCGCGCTGCCGATCGAAGCGCTCGAGCTCGACGCGTGGCCCGCGTCGGTGCCGCTCCAGATCCACGTCACGACCGGCGATCCGTGGGTCGACCCGAGCGCGGTCGACGATCTCGCCGCGCGCGTGCCCTCGATCGAAGTGCATCGATACATCGGTGAACAGCACCTGTTCACCGACGAGGGCTCGCCCGAGCACCTGCCCGACGCGGCGCGCGCCGCCGAGCGCGAGACGCTGCGCTTCCTCGCGCAGCGCTGA
- a CDS encoding hydroxysqualene dehydroxylase — translation MTKVVILGGGVAGMSAAHELAERGLDVEVHEMRAIAGGKARSIWVPGSGTGGRHDLPGEHGFRFFPGFYRHLPDTMRRIPFPGNVNGVADNLVQATRFQIARDHGDDPVLVARFPRSLDEWYEAVRAILEARLGIPPREAIFFAIRILELLTSCDERRLGELEKVAWWDFTQAARMSLPYRTYLVIGLTRSLVAMRAEEGSTRTVGTILIQLLLDLLEPEGTLDRLLSGPTSEVWLEPWRAHLASLGVAYHTEHEVVGIDVAGGGISSVTIEKSDGTTFTTTGDYYVSCLPVERMVALLTPAMIALDPGLDLLRRLQTEWMNGIQFFLADDVPLVHGHTIYADSPWALTSISQAQFWRRSLSGYGDGTIRGVLSVDVSDWETPGILFHKPAKELATKDEVKDEVWAQVLRSFSPEVASRLSGSMRSWFLDDSIVWPNPNTVENLEPLLVNTIDSWRDRPESKTRIPNLFLASDYVRTHTDLATMEAANEAARRATNHVLDAIASPGPRCGVWPLEEPACFVPFKVVDQWRYRQGRPNLFHRCG, via the coding sequence ATGACGAAGGTCGTGATCCTGGGCGGCGGGGTCGCGGGGATGAGCGCAGCGCACGAGCTCGCCGAGCGCGGTCTCGACGTCGAAGTGCACGAGATGCGCGCGATCGCCGGCGGCAAGGCGCGGAGCATCTGGGTCCCCGGCTCGGGCACCGGCGGGCGCCACGACTTGCCAGGCGAGCACGGCTTCCGTTTCTTCCCGGGCTTCTATCGCCATCTGCCCGACACGATGCGGCGCATCCCGTTCCCCGGGAACGTGAACGGCGTCGCCGACAACCTCGTACAGGCCACGCGCTTCCAGATCGCGCGCGATCACGGCGACGATCCGGTGCTCGTCGCGCGCTTCCCGCGCTCGCTCGACGAGTGGTACGAGGCCGTCCGCGCGATCCTCGAGGCGCGCCTCGGCATCCCTCCGCGCGAGGCGATCTTCTTCGCGATCCGCATCCTCGAGCTCCTCACGAGCTGCGACGAGCGACGCCTCGGCGAGCTCGAGAAGGTCGCGTGGTGGGACTTCACCCAGGCCGCGCGCATGTCGCTGCCGTACCGCACGTACCTCGTGATCGGCCTGACGCGATCGCTCGTCGCGATGCGCGCCGAGGAGGGCAGCACCCGCACCGTCGGGACGATCCTGATCCAGCTGCTGCTCGATCTGCTCGAGCCCGAGGGCACGCTCGACCGCCTGCTCAGCGGCCCGACGAGCGAGGTCTGGCTCGAGCCGTGGCGCGCGCACCTCGCGTCGCTCGGGGTCGCTTATCACACCGAGCACGAGGTCGTCGGCATCGACGTCGCGGGCGGCGGGATCTCGAGCGTCACGATCGAGAAGAGCGACGGCACGACGTTCACCACGACCGGCGACTACTACGTCTCGTGCCTGCCGGTGGAGCGCATGGTCGCGCTGCTCACGCCCGCGATGATCGCGCTCGATCCCGGGCTCGATCTCCTGCGGCGCCTCCAGACCGAGTGGATGAACGGCATCCAGTTCTTCCTCGCGGACGACGTGCCGCTCGTGCACGGACACACGATCTACGCGGACTCGCCGTGGGCGCTCACGTCGATCTCGCAGGCGCAGTTCTGGCGGCGATCGCTCTCGGGCTACGGCGACGGAACGATCCGCGGCGTGCTCTCGGTCGACGTGTCGGACTGGGAGACGCCCGGCATCCTCTTCCACAAGCCCGCGAAGGAGCTCGCGACGAAGGACGAGGTCAAGGACGAGGTGTGGGCGCAGGTGCTGCGCTCGTTCAGCCCCGAGGTGGCGAGCCGCCTGTCGGGGTCGATGCGCTCGTGGTTCCTCGACGACTCGATCGTCTGGCCCAACCCGAACACGGTCGAGAACCTCGAGCCGCTGCTCGTGAACACGATCGACTCGTGGCGCGATCGCCCCGAGTCGAAGACGCGCATCCCGAACCTCTTCCTCGCGTCCGACTACGTCCGCACGCACACCGATCTCGCGACGATGGAGGCCGCGAACGAAGCGGCGCGTCGCGCGACGAACCACGTGCTCGACGCGATCGCGTCGCCGGGGCCGCGCTGCGGCGTGTGGCCGCTCGAAGAGCCCGCGTGCTTCGTGCCTTTCAAGGTCGTCGATCAGTGGCGATATCGGCAGGGTCGACCGAACCTCTTCCACCGATGCGGGTGA
- a CDS encoding TIGR02265 family protein, with the protein MTWGRGAVSQSDVEAFARRIEVAPSDRAIIVKALLDFPSDIQSRGMFFDGLVKALRAHVGPSAATRIVAEAEIPRTTHSFTLYAHRDFYKLFFYAAPLLHPGRPLPDAMQAIAETFYPVFRESIVGRTMSVLMGSDPAGILGRLVEAYTLSVQGNQHALEITGPSSAVWRALAEPVPMYPSVFKGIVIGTMRSHDAPIPRITVRSATIEGAKLRCTFDVEW; encoded by the coding sequence ATGACCTGGGGCCGAGGCGCGGTCTCGCAGAGCGACGTGGAGGCGTTCGCGCGGCGCATCGAGGTCGCGCCGAGCGATCGCGCGATCATCGTGAAGGCGCTGCTCGACTTCCCGAGCGACATCCAGTCGCGCGGCATGTTCTTCGACGGGCTCGTGAAGGCACTGCGCGCGCATGTCGGTCCGAGCGCGGCGACGCGCATCGTCGCCGAGGCGGAGATCCCGCGCACGACGCACTCGTTCACGCTCTACGCGCACCGCGACTTCTACAAGCTCTTCTTCTACGCGGCGCCGCTGCTGCACCCGGGTCGTCCGCTGCCCGACGCGATGCAGGCGATCGCGGAGACGTTCTACCCGGTGTTCCGCGAGAGCATCGTGGGCCGCACGATGTCGGTGCTGATGGGCAGCGATCCCGCGGGCATCCTCGGGCGGCTCGTCGAGGCGTACACGCTCTCGGTGCAGGGCAACCAACACGCGCTCGAGATCACGGGCCCGAGCAGCGCGGTGTGGCGCGCGCTGGCCGAGCCCGTCCCGATGTACCCGAGCGTGTTCAAGGGCATCGTGATCGGCACGATGCGCTCGCACGATGCGCCGATTCCTCGCATCACCGTGCGCTCGGCGACGATCGAAGGCGCGAAGCTGCGCTGCACCTTCGACGTCGAGTGGTGA